TCCTTTTGCTCCTTTTTATCACTCCCCATACTGCATTTGTGGCCTTTTGTGCTTTTTGTGCTAGttcctttttttgtttccctgCGCTATTCCTTGTGGTGAAATGGTAcccaagatatttaaattctttgacttCTTCGACCTCACTTCCTTTATACATCCATTTCTTTCCCTTCTTTTTTCTACCTCCATTTCTgcatattagaatttttgttttttccacGTTCACCTCCATCTTATTCTCTTCTGTGTATCTTTCCAGCTCTTTCAGCATCCCTCTTAGCTCCTCTTCTGTGTCCGCAACTAGCGCCACATCATCCGCATATTTCATGACATGTATTCGTTGGTTCCCAATCATTGTCCCTCCTCTCTTCTTCTCTTCCATCGTCTTTTCTAGGTCGTCGATATCTATGCCATATAACGCTCCGCTCATCGCACACCCTTGTCTTTCCCCTTTTcttgttataaattcttttgtctGTCTTCTTTTTCCTACTTTCACCTTACAATatgttcttttatatatttctcttattattcTGTGCATTCTCCCTCTGGCCCCCTTCCTCCATACCTTTCTCTTCATTTTTGGTCTCCTGACTGTGTCGAACGCCGCTCTAAAGTCTATGAACCCGATGCATAATTTTCCTCCCTTCCTCttcattttgttgtttattagactattcaatacaaatatgtGGTCCCTTGTCCCTCTTTTTTTCCTGAACCCCGCCTGACtttctcttaaaattttttctttatctatcCAGTTGTTTAGCCTCTCCGTCATCATAGTTGTCAATAACTTGTACCCTGTATTTAGAAGCGAAATTCCCCtgtaattttctgttctttctTCGTCTCCTGCTTTCTAAATCGGAATTATCACTGCTGTGTCCCATCATTCTGGCATACTTCCTTCGTCccatattctatttataatttcgccTATCCATTCGATGACATCTGGTGCACTGTTCTTTATAAATTCTGCTTCCATCCCGTCTTTCCCTGGAGCTTTGTGATTCCTGAGCTTTCTTATTGCGGCTTTCACTTCTCTCCTGCTGAAGTTTTTATCGAGCTTCGGCTCCTCTGATCCTTCATTACTACCTTCTCCTTTCCACGGctcattttcttcttcttccgaTTCTTTATTGCCTTCCCCATTCAGCAGATCACTAAAGTGCTTTTCCCATTGTTTTGCTCTTATGCTGTTGCTTGCAGCACTTTTCTTTCTTCCTCTGAACCTATTTATGGCTTCCCACCATTTTGTCATGTCTTTGGCGTTATTTATCTCCTCACACCTTTCCATCATCCACCTTTCCTTGCTCTCTTTGATTGTTTCCCTATATTTCTTTCTGCTTTCCttcagatttctttttttttctttgttattatccttgatgaattctttgagcttcttccatacttcttttctttttttttaccctcgaTATTgtaccacttttttttctcctttgtATCTTTGTCCTTCTTTCCTTTCATCACCATCCCCGTTTTTTCAGCCCCTTTTCTTACTATTTCCTTTATATCCTCCCACTTAAGCTCGTTTTTTTCCTCAACTGCTTCTGTCAGTGCTTCCTGCGTTGCTTCTGCATACTcctgtattttttctttcttccagATCAGCTTATTTGCTCCAATTTCTTCCTGCTCTTCCTCCTCTGACATGCAGCTTCCTTCCTTACTCTCTTCCTCATTTCTCTTTACCTTATATCTCGCCAACACTGGTAGATGATCTGACTCTATTCTTTCCACCACTCTTACCTCTATTTCTTGCTCATCGCCTCTGTCCAGCGTTAGTATTAGGTCAATTACTGATCCTAAACTCTCTTCGTCTTCTCCGATGTAAGTTATTTCCCCACCTTCATCACCTCTTGCTCTATCATTTTATACGCAGAGTCCTAACTCATCACACatctttagtaatttttttccttcgctGTTTACTGTCTTGTCTctcgattttctttttttcctcaCTCTGCCTTCGTCCTCTCCTGTTACGTTTTCTTCTCCGATTCTCGCATTAAAGTCCCCAATGATCATCACACTTTCGTCCCTGTTTGCACATTCTTCTATCTGCCTTCTTAGCTCCGTTTCTAATTTGCTCATTCCTACATTGTTATACACTGTGATTATACTTTCACTTTCCTTACTTTCTTCCAACATCATTCCGTATTTCCATTCCCTGACTTCCCATtttaatttgcaatttttttttatcccaatAATATGACCTCCCTTTGCTCTTCCTCTCTGTTTCTCTCTCGTCGCAGGCTTCGCCCACCATTTGAATTCTTTGCTCAGCCTCTCACATGTTATTTCCACCTTATCTTCCATTACCCATGACTCCACTAGCACAATTATCTCGTTTTCTTCCATCATTGTTGCAGCTTTTTCTACCTCATTCATACCTGCAACATTCCAAAACTATATTTTCCTTCTATTTTATTGCTCTCTTCCTTTATTTTGGTCCTCTCTCTCCTTGGCCTCTGtgtctctttctgtacccACTCTCCACTCCTTTTTCTCATCATTCGCCCACTTTCATAATTCCAAttctccttttttttcattccaacACCACCATACCTccccaatttttattttcttccccTCTACTTCTGTTACATTGCCATTACTCTGCTCCCATTTTGCTTTTCTTCTTATCCACCTCTCGACTTCTAACTCTCTACTCGTTTTTTATTCCCCCACCCACACTCCGGTCCCTTTCATAATCTTCCGTCTTCCCAGAACGTCTCTCTTCTCTTTCTCATTTGCACTTTCGATTATTATCTGTCTTCCTTTCTGGAATTTTACTCTCATCGGCTCAATTCTGACTTTCAATCTCCTTTCCATCACCTTCATTACGTCTTCTTTTCTTCGGTACATgccattttcataatatatgtgtatgtttaACCTTTTTTGCTTCCTTTCTTTTAGTTCTTCCTCCAGCtcatttccattaattttttttggcttttCTTCAATgagcttttctttttcttgtctTCTCCATTCTTCATTTGTTTTGTCCTTCTTATCTTGTCTTTTCCTCGCCTCGCTCACGAATCTTTCCACCTCATTTTCCAAGCTCCATTCCCTCATTTCTTGAACATTCCTTTTATTCGCCCACGCGTTTTCTGTTTCCTTCACTCTTGATCGCTCTCTTTCCTGCCTTCCTCCACTGTTACTCTTTCCTTGTCTCTTTGTGTCGTGACTCTGACTGTCGTGttgctttcctttttttttcctcggtTGCTTTTGTCTTATTTGGTATGTTCGTCTTACTTTCTttctccttttttattttttcacttagcTCTTTAATTACTCTGTCCTTTTTCTTTATGCTTTGTTCTCTTTTACCAATTTCCTTCTCTAATCTTTCTATTTCCTGTCTGTGTCTTCTTTCCTTTTCCACTTGGTCTTCTTTACATTTGCTCCTAATTATTTGGGCCCCTATCTTCGAGGTTTCTTGTCTTGTACATGCCTTTATTTCTTCCATTGATTTCATTATCaattcttcaacttttgtttttacccTGTCTTCTATCTCTGCGATCAATTGCCACATCTTTtcctctgaatttttttcactatcctTCATTTCCTGCTTTTGGCTCCAATTTGACATTCCAGTCTGCGTTGCTTGTTCTCTTGTCTTTTTTCCCACTTCATCGTTCTGTTTGTCTTTCCTATCATTGAGTGTCTCGATTATATCTAACTCTTTCGCCTCTTCATTACTGTCCTTCTCAACTTGCAGACTTCCTCTACTGTTTCTTGCCGGTGTTCTCGCTAGCTGAAATCCGGCTCTGCACCAGTCTGTTCCTACCTCATTTATATTGTCTGTGTTTTCTACCTTTTTTTGCTTTTGCCTTTATTATATCCATCTGACTAcacacaaatttttctaacgcTCCATTTTTCATACCGTAGTCTCTTTTACTCGCTGAATTTGTACTTTTGAATTTGCGCGGCCTTCCCCTCCTTCTCTTGGTCATCCCGGCGCTTGCGCCATTCACTTTACCTCTCTCATGTCTTTCCTCGTCACTTGTCATCTCTTTGTATGTGCTGCCCTCTCGTTCCTCGTCACTTTTTTCCTTCGTCTTGTCTCCCGCCAATTCCTCTATGTCCGCCAAAACCCGGATTGCTTTTACCTTTTGGTTTCCGCGTCTTTTGCTTTTCCCGTGCCAcagcttttctttttttttattattcacattGTTTGGCGTTTCTCACTCCCAccttttttactctaaacttacttgccttttcttttttttttcactatttcatttatttttgcactAGCTACTCTTTTACACGTCTGTACACTTACACAGCTTACAGCGCTCCtttcagggccaactaatatttattatttttttttttattctttcagttaaatcttatattaaataaattattgtttatagaattgacttaaaattacacttttcagcgcttcattgtattgaaaaatacttatttaaatgttttcatttcagggcaaactaatatttaatttttttattttttcagctagATCATTAACTGATTAAATTGTTACTTATAAAACTGacatcaaatgaaaaatttaaactccccattgtaatgataaaaacttacccaataatttctgtttcagggccaactaatatttatttttttattcttttttttttaattctttcagtcaaattttaaactaaataaattattgtttataaaatttatattaaacggCACTTTTCAGCACCttgttaaaaagttgaaaacttgtttaaaaatttccatttcaggAATCAACTAacatgaattgttttttttttttttttaattttttcagtcaggtcttacatcaaataaattattcttaatataATTGACTTTAAGTGGGACTTCAGCGCCTTATTATTACGACGAAGAGTTTTTCAATCAATCCAATATCAAGGTTaactgtcataattttttctatttttattttttgactttgattttaagtaaattatacaaaaaacaacCATACCCATACGTAAAACCATACCAAATTAAAACCAAACGGCTCTTTTCAGCGCCTGGCTCACATGGAGAAAGTTCTTGAGCTTTTGGGGTCCTGTTCATGCAGGGCCCCCcccccaaattttttatacgtctattcttttcaagtttaattatactaaattAGCAGTCAtaagaaatacaaaattttttttccgtacaaataacataaaat
This genomic window from Microplitis demolitor isolate Queensland-Clemson2020A chromosome 6, iyMicDemo2.1a, whole genome shotgun sequence contains:
- the LOC128668115 gene encoding golgin subfamily A member 6-like protein 22; this encodes MREWSLENEVERFVSEARKRQDKKDKTNEEWRRQEKEKLIEEKPKKINGNELEEELKERKQKRARGDEGGEITYIGEDEESLGSVIDLILTLDRGDEQEIEVRVVERIESDHLPVLARYKVKRNEEESKEGSCMSEEEEQEEIGANKLIWKKEKIQEYAEATQEALTEAVEEKNELKWEDIKEIVRKGAEKTGMVMKGKKDKDTKEKKKWYNIEGKKKEKKFRGRKKSAASNSIRAKQWEKHFSDLLNGEGNKESEEEENEPWKGEGSNEGSEEPKLDKNFSRREVKAAIRKLRNHKAPGKDGMEAEFIKNSAPDVIEWIGEIINRIWDEGSMPE